Genomic DNA from Prunus persica cultivar Lovell chromosome G1, Prunus_persica_NCBIv2, whole genome shotgun sequence:
AGATTTTGGGAACTTGAAAAGGTTTCTTTAACTAAATAATGAAATCCTAGAATCAAACAGATTAACTAAGGTAAAGGGCTGCCTAACAGAAATCCTAGGAGCTTGCACAGAGGAGATTATATTGTTTATAGATGCATATAACAATACATACTTCACTTACATGGCCATTGAAGACGATATCAACACCATACTTATAAAGTATGTCTTCCATCTCGACTCTCATACACTCCGCTTCTCTGTAATGTGCCATGTAGGTGCTGTACCATGGTGGGTGCCATGTAGCTACCAACCAAGGAGTCAAATTTCTGTCAAAATTAGCCAGATCTTTCTCCAACCACATGTACTGATCGGCTGTAAGAGAAAAAACTAGTAATCTCAGTATGGCCTAACTTGTAACTAagtggaagaaggaaaaatgtTCTTCTTAGGAAAGCAAATGAAATAGCGGTGTCAATCTGAGCTAACCTGATTTGTTATAGGCTGTGTAGGCACCAAGCATTATAAAGTGAATTCCCCCGGCATTAAAAGAATAGAATAATGTAGATGATGATCCACTCTCTTCTGAGGGGAACGCAAATCGCGAACTATAAGAAACAAATGTTTGATTTCCAGCCTGTTGTTCAATGTCATGGTCCCCTTCTAGCACCATTATTGGAACTTTGGACACTAGAGGCTGCATATACCTAATAACAAACAGACCATAAATTTCGCTTTAGGTTTTGGGAAAAGTTGTACAAAAATTAACCAGGTGTTTCCCCACAAAAATTAGCAGAGCGAAGTTAAATCTCACCTTCCCCAGTAATCCCAACGAGGCTGATAAGTTTCCTGAATGGGAGTATGTGGAAATGAGCAAGAGTAACAATCAGACCCAGTTCCATTTGTGAGATACAAGTCAGCATAACTAACATCCCCAACCAATAATAGAAGATCGGGTCCGTTAGCCAACAAGTGATCAACTGTTGATGTAGTATTGTATGTAAGACCCAGGTCCCCCACCACAGCTACTCTGCTGGGGTAACTCTTGGGCCCAGATACCGGCATAGTCTTGAAATATGACACACTACTCATTGCTGGAATAGAAGGATCTCCACATTGATACTGATATAAGGTGTTGGGTATCAATCCTGCAAAAAGACATTGGAACTGAGAGACTtgcaaacaaaatcataattagGTAAGTCCTAGCAAACACATATAGAATCGGATGAAGCAGATCAACTTTCAATTTCTCTGCTCTTACATTGCATAAACATTATGAAATCAACAATGGTTACTCTATTGAGTGTCAATGAGGAGCTCTTAAAACTCATTCCATCCTTTTGAGGATACAAATTATTCATGAAGGTTTAAAAGGGATTCAACACTAAAATGATCATATACCTGCGAGACGAACATGGTGTATAATCCCAGAAGTGTAGTTTTTGAGGCCTTCAAACTGATACAGCTGATTGTAAACAAGGGAATTATTCCCGGTTGATCTGTTAGTCATAGGAAATCCATATCTTCCATATACAACAACACCTGAAACAGTTTTCGGATCCAATGGTTCTATATTGTCCCCAATTTGAAACTCCCCTGGAAATTCAATCATGAGAGAGATAGTCTTTAGTTCATACAACTTCATAACtcaatattttctattttgtaaCAGTTCCATTCTCaagaccaaaacaaaaaaaagtacttTCCTCATCCTCAGTCCAAAAGAAGTAACATTTCCATTCAATAAAATTGGCCTCATTCAATTGAGTTGTGACAGTAATTATGATAACTCAATTCCTGGTTTCAGTGCAATCAAACATCCAATAATGACCCAAATAGGAAACAGGTAGGtaaattttgaacaaaaatgattaaaaatatatatatatatatatatatatattttcttcttctttgaccAAGAAATCAGATATCATTGAACTAAAACAATTTCATTTTAAGCTTACATGTGAAAAGACAACCAAATACAAAACTCATTGTTAGATTTCAAAAACTCAATCAGCATAAAACTTGGAAGTGttaatatgcaaaagaaaataaaacgcAACGGAAGCTCAAGTACTGGAGCTTcaatgagaaagagagagagacctgtgATCCAAGATATCCAAACAGAGTCATGGGttccagagagagagacagagattTGTTCAGGCTCGAAACCTTTAACGATTCTTTTAACTCGAGGATCAGTTTCAGGCAAGTCAACTGCATTGCCTCGAAAGCTCTTGTCAAGTGGAACAGTGACAGGTTTGAAGGGTCCATCAAGGGTAGTCGGAATTCCTCCATGAACGAATGTCAAGCTCAGTTTGAGCAGAATAAACAGTGCAACTGTGGGCAACGTGAACAAACCCatttatttgttcaataaaaagaaacccagtaaAATATTTTGGATGGGTTTAGAAGAGAGAGGGACAAAGGATTTAAAAGTGAAAGATaaagtagaagaaaaaggcCAACCAATTTGGAGGCTAAAAAGTGCATGAGGTGGCTTAACTTTTCAATGTAAGATAAATACTCTCAATATGCCTTTGCATGTGACGAACTTTCAAGCATAACATTTGGACAATATATATTGGGTGGCGTGAAAGCATATGTGGCTATTGAGCCCAAAACGTAAAGttttgctctgataccataaaAGAAGTTGAAGTTTCACCCCAAAATCCAAACTAGGTTACTTAACTTTCAATATATGACAAATACTCTCAACAGAAgccacctatatatatatatatatatataacgcaaaaaaaaaaaaaattatacagcAAAAAAGTGCAgttgtttatgtttgtttcattgatattgtgtttatatttaaacCCGTGCCACTCAAAACATGAAAAGATGTTGTTTTCACCTTAAATATGATATGAGTTTGTTTTAGTCAAATAGTCTGCTGCCGTCAGTTATTTAACAAACTGTTCCGTTTTAAGAACAGGGTTATATCTCTCTTTCTGATTTTCTTTCTATGGTGTAGAATACTTTCCATATACAAAATGTTGGTGGAGGACGGGAGGGCATGAGAGAAACAGAGTAGAGAGCTGACGTCAGGCTACAAATCAGGGacgttagggttttttttaaattttttacttttgttttttgttctttaaggattattgaaaagagaataaataaaaaatagaatacaatattcattaattaacacgacgtaacatatcaATTGTCGTATAAGATGATCAGTTAATATGATCAATGTTGTGTGTCTAACCTTTTctctaattattatttttcaactaATATGGCATGTGATAATGCAAGTAACACCATTGCATTAGAAGGATCCTTTATTTTAGTAGCAAGACAGTTTTTTTTGTGGGCTAAATTTGGCAGTAAATAGCTACACATTTTATATGACGACAATCCCACCAATAATATTTTAGATATTTGtgaaaattaaacaacgaaccaatgaagaaaaatgaaaatttgcttTTGTCCTTGACGCTTTGGACAAATccatttaaatttcttttatttatttatttatttttctcaatccaTTTTAACCGTTACTTTCTCGTCTAGCTTCTTGCTGTCCTAAAATCCAGGAAACTACAAtataggaaaaaagaaaaagaaaaaaaggggaagATTACAAAATCATTATACTCGAAGAAGAAACCCTTGCGCTGCGTGGGCGGATCAATTGGGAGATCTGGAAACGCTGAAGGAAAATCTTTCCGGGAAAATATTATCCAGTTGATCCAAACACGCCATAACCCACACATTCTTCTATTGAAGCGAGAAGCGTAGAGGGAAGAAGATAGAGAAAGATGAATATATTCAGATTAGCAGGGGATATGACCCATTTGGCTAGCGTTCTGGTTTTGCTCCTCAAGATCCACACTATCAAATCCTGTGCCGGTTAGtatcctctttctcttttcgcTTCTGTTCATTTAGCTCCCACTTGGCcgtattttgttaattttttctttctggggtttgtttggttgctgagaaatggcggaaaacaaagaaagatttaaaacatttctttttgttttcggtattttaaattatatgaatGAGCTCCCTTTATTCTAGAGAATGTGTTTACTTCATTAAGCTAAAAATTATGAGATTCGGGGTTTAACTTTTTGCATAATTGGTGACATTTTTCTCCGGAATTAAATGGAGTTTTAGAATGGGTGATAATGAAGGTTTTGGTTAAGATAGGAGTGTAGAAATCATTGAGTTATGAAATTTACATAGGGTGTTGTACTTCAAGTTTTGTTATGTGCACGAAATATAGTGGTGTGAGTGTAATGGTTTTGGTCGAAATATGGGTAGTTTTCTATGGTGGTGAGTGTCTTCTATGGTTTATTCATATGGGATTCCATATAAGCATGCTTATTTGGCAATGTCATGACCTCCTTTTCAATAAAAGACATCTGGGTTGTAGTTTTTACTTGGTAGTTTACCTTTCATCTATGAAATAAATGGAGGTGATGTAGAGATGTATGGATGGGGGCAAAAGTGTTTGTCAATTTCCTTTGACTGATTGCTATATGTTCCGGAGGAGGGAAGGGGCACTAATGGAAGGAAGGGGCACCAGTGGAAAGGCCAGATGGTCTTCTATGAGTGAATGATAGTAGGATCCCAAGAGAAATAATGAGGTGGGTTTCTAGAGTCATAACTAGTAGTTAGTAAATTGTGCCCATTAAGCGCACTCATCCCATGGTAATAAACCATTTCAGGACCtatcccccttttttttattttattttattttttatgatagTGAAAGAATTTACTGAAAAAAAGCATGGGAGTGTACCCAAGTTCATAAGCTGTATACAGAAGTTAAATGGGTCTTCATTGCCCATTCAAACAGACACATCGACAGTGGAGCTTCTATTTCCATCAAAGAAACCATCCCTTCAAATACACTTCTATTTCCCTTCATTCATACAAGCCAAATGGTTCCCAAGGGAGCGATACTGAAAAGtagttgattttcttatcaCAAATATGCCACATCATCCTGTAAGTAAAGCTACAATTGACACTGGAAGTACCAAATAGACCTGACGCAGGGAACAAAGTGCCCTCAAAATTCCCAATCTATCATACAATTGAGATAGAGATGATTTATTAACTCTTATGCCCTTGTGTCTTTAGTGGCTTTCCCTcatttattatgttttaactttcattttcattgtttttcttgtatACTTGCATACACGTGTTAGCTTGCCCTTGGTGCTTGGGAGTAAACTTTTGcatacagaaaaaaaaaaggtgataaACTATGCAACTGATGCATATCAAAGAGGTGGCCCTGTGGTTGACGTTTGTGGACTATATTATTTAGTCTGAAAGACAAATTGTAAGATTATAAAGAGCTTCTTCACAACTAGTGTTCTGTATGAGTTTGGACATGAtagattttattatataaatttagTCATATTAGGAGTTGAACAAGCAAATTGGGGTGATGGAATGGAGGTATGTGTTTCtgcttttctttatctttagcaGATTCAATAAGGAGAGAAAGGGTCAAAGCCCAAGGTGTAAGGCTTATAAGTGgtgattttttgtaaatgAAGAGAATGGATTGTATGTGATGTATCATGAGATCCTCGAAGCCTACCAAGTTGGAAAATGATTCTTTTAGAAGAGATTAGTGATGACACATTTGACTGTATCTAATACATCATTCACGAAAAGACAATTTatgaaatatatttaaaatgatTGATGATTAGATAAGCAGAAAGGACAAAATCAATACAACTAGATTATGTTTTTATCATCTGTATCTTgtttatatgattaatttttaGGAGCTTTTGATATCTTTGACATTGCAaagcagaaaaacaaaaaacaaattgatgtTTGTTGTAGATTAAGATTTTCATAATCATACTTTTGCAAGAATCTGCAACTGATGATGACAGTTTGAATTAAATGCAATGACTCTGTGgtttgttattttaatttgaagatAAGATAGTATTAAAACtgtaatattttgttttttgttatcaATGTAGCATGTCTTATCTTATGCATTTTCACTACTATCCACTTTATACTTTATTAGATTTTATTGTATTTGATGCCTGTTGGAAACTCGAATTGTCTCTTTCTGACTAATAAAGTTTTTCTTCCCATGTTTTATGCAGGTGTTTCCTTGAAGACTCAAGAACTCTATGCTCTTGTTTTTGCAACCCGCTATTTGGATATCTTTTTCAACTTCATCTCGTTTTATAATACCATAATGAAGTTAATATTTTTGGGTAGCTCTTTCTCAATTGTTTGGTACATACGGCGCCACAGGATTGTTCGGAGATCATATGATAAGGACCAAGATACATTTCGCCATTTATTTCTCCTGCTCCCCTGCCTGCTTTTGGCTCTGGTTATAAATGAGAGGTTCACTTTTAAAGAGGTATCTATTTAATtccattttgttatttttggaTAATTTGATGATATCCTTGTATCTTCAACTTTTTGTGgcttttatgtttttcatgTCTTACTAGAACTATATGAACACAATTTTACCGTAAATCATCCTTTGGAAATATGACAGAGCATATACTTCTTGTGTGATTTTACAAAATTGATTGAGCAGGTGCTGTGgacattttctttatatttggaaGCAGTCGCCATACTTCCTCAGCTGGTGCTGTTGCAAAGGACAAGAAATATTGACAACTTAACAGGGCAATATGTTTTCCTCCTTGGGTAATAAACTAACTTTACCTTGCATTTGGTAGTTCATAACATATACTGTTGTTTCCATATGCTTAGAATCTATAAATGTGCAATTAGATACATTATACATTTCAATTCCATCACAACGCTTTGTTGTGTTCTCGTGCTTATCATGGTTTCCTGCAGTATAATATTTTATGTGTATGTCGGTTTGAGATGAATCAAGGATATAATAGCacataaaatcaaagaaactgAAGAgtaaatttatgaaattgttggTGAACCTGATGTTTGATCACATTACTTTGCCTCTTAATAATTTGTTCTTTAGTCTTATATGAAAAAAGTATGATGTCAACAGTGGGACTAGCATTAAGGCATTAACAAAATTCTCAACAAACAAGGTTCATTTTGACCCTTGAACTTTTATAATCTGAGATAGATAATCTTGAACACAGTTATAATCTTGCATAGAATTAAGTTTTATAGTACTTGTTATCATCAATACTCTAAGAGCCTACAGAAGGACGATTTTCAAAATATGCAGACCAAAATTTAGTTTGGTAAAATTGCCGTAAGCCAAGTTTGaatgaagatgaaaaaagTTATATTtccaggttttttttttccgaaatGTAAAATCAATCTGCACAACAAATTGGAGTCTCATTGGTTGagcattcttcttctccatcagTGCCAACACTTTGAACCTTTTCACCTTGAAGTCAGAAGACTCAACCACATAGGCTGGAAAGTGGGCTGATGAGCAACCAAGCAGTTAAATAATAAGAAACTGTAGATTATAGACATTTGAGTGCCATGAATGATCACCGTTTGCCATGGGAATCTTAAAGTGAATTGTGTATCGTGTTCAATCTAAAAGAGCATTGGGGCTAGTTTACATGGTCTTGCTTGCGGTGCAGGAGTTAGTTCATGCTAGTGATTTTTGTCTAGATCATACTTGTATTATGCTGCTTTGAAAGTATTGAAGTTCTTATTCTTGATGGGTATGTCAGAAAGAATGGAAAAAGAGAATCTAGCCTTAAAGACATGTCATGAGTTTTCTGATGTACGCTAGTGCCTCTGTAGTCTGTACAAATTTGCTACCCTTCTGGAGTATCTGCAATTCTGCTAATTTTCTGAACAAGTCAGGTTGTGATCTCGTTTAGTTAGAGCAAAAGAAGTATAGCCTTTTTCAGGTGGATGATTAAGATCTTTACCATGGGTTGAGCATTGAATTTAATGCACTCTGCGAAAAGATAAATTTTATAGGTACTTGGATAGGTAGCATGACAGTCCTAGATCTCTTGTACTGCACATCCAACAGTAGATGCAAGTGCAAAGGTGCTAGTGCACCCACACATTTATGAGTTActtatttcttctctttttttcttttcatgtaaGACCATATTTCATGTACATGCTTCTGGATTTTATGAAGGTTTCTTCTGAAACAGTAGGAGTATTTGTGATTATGATCAGAGTTTTgctatttttcttctgttaAGTCTATGAATTCATTTTCATTCATGTCTAAATCCTATTTGTAGGTTGAAACTTCTAGCAAAAGTGTCTTAATATCTTAATTTGATTCTCTTGTTGCAGTGCATATCGAGCATTATACATATTGAACTGGATCTACCGCTACTTTACTGAGGAACACTATGTCCATTGGATCAGtatgactctctctctctctctctctctctctctctctctctctctctctctccccccccctGTGCATGTCATTCATGTGTCTACTATATAGTGTGGCCATGTCTGCATGCGAGTGCTCTGCATTCAAGCCTTAGGTCGATCAACACATGTGTGATCATGTTTTCTGTCatacattttcatttcaactaAATACCACCAGTTGTTTTTATCTTCCGTGTGGTCTGGGCTGCTGAATGTGCATATCTCAATCATGTCATTGTTCTGCTCCTGCAGCTTGGATAGCAGGGACTATCCAGACTTTGCTCTATGGTGATTTCTTCTACTATTACTTCCAGAGGTAGACGCTTGATACATTTTGTTCATATCACTAGCATGTGTTGATAATTGTATAAAATGGTgacttcatttttcattttgatattttgcagCTGGAAGAACAATGTAAGGCTCGAGCTGCCAGCTTGAAAATGTCGTCTACTTGTCCACTGCCTGCTAAGCGTTGCAATAGGATACTTGAATCTGTGGTAGTTTGTAGATGTTTCTCATTTCTTTGTAAcctttcttttataatttttttccccttgAATCTGTGGTAGTATTTGTTCGGCCACAAGAAATATCTGACTGTCTTATTAACCGGGGATTGGACTCATAAAACCATGTTACTGTCAGTTTGTACCACATCACATACTATCTCTCCATCAAACAGTTTGTACGGAAAGTATttccaaaatgaaaatgttgTATTCCAATTCTTTATCATTGTCAAAGTCTGATTTGTTATATGTCAATACATACGTTGACGTGTGTTTATAAAGTTAAGCGTCCGTGAAATGTGTTCAGGAAAACCTAATACAAATAGAATTATCcaacaatttttgtttatttaaatcAAACGATATTGGAGGGAGGAGAAGTTGAAAATGGTGCAAAGGACAACGTGAGCTacagtttctttcttctttatttaacattttggTATATGtgaaatacccaaaaaaaaaaagggaaactgaTTTTACACGGTTTCTTCTCTCCTTCTTGCTGAAGTATTAGTGATTTCGTTTCCAAAAAAGACTAGGACGAGAAATAAAAGTAGTGAGTTATCTAACTGGAAAGTAATATCACAATCCGCATAGaattaggaaaagaaaaacagaaacctATAAGTACCAACTAAAACCATCACAAACCCTTGCTCTCTCTAAATAATCATCACACACAACTCACCCTTCGCTCTCGAttgcctctctttctctctttctctctttgcaatagaatgaaaatcaagttCAAGCAAAGCCCAAGAGGAAAGGAACTTCCACAAAGTGCAAAGTGCAAAATGCCTGAGAAAAGTTTCAAAGATCCTGAGGAGGACATAAATTTAACAGATACTAGTATATCTGAAAAGGCGTTCCTTCTGTGCAAAAGAGTTAAGGAAAACTTTGGTGATGATGCAGACAAGTTTTCAGAATTCTTGGCGCAACTGCACATGTTTAGCCAACAAAGGGTCGATTTGACTGAGTTTTTAAACTTGGTGGACAACTTCGTTCGAGCCGACGAACGTCTTATGAACGATCTTGAGGATTTTTTGGAGAACTGCGGAAGGGCACAGAgctattggtcgcgcaagtgCAAACGTTTGAATTGAAGTTGgatgattttttgaaaaagtttagttttagttttagtgTCACCACTTATGTATGATGTTTTAAAGAATTGATAGTAACGAGTTATATAAGAACTTCATTCTCCGTGAGATTATAACTGTGTTCAAGATTATCTTTGTGAGATTATAAAAGTTCAAGTTCATATGAGATTAGAGAACAAGTTATTTAGAGGCAAACTAATGAGATCATGCATTAGGTTCGCCGACAATTTGATTCAATTTACTCTtccttttatttgattttaataaaaagaaaaagtaaaagagaGAGGCCCATTTACAAGTTGGGTTAAACAAGCTTATAATAATATTGGACGCACACATTCGTCAATCTCTTAGCCTCTTTGTATACGGCAACCGCAAGTTCACATTTTGAGACTCATCCTCTATATGGACCCaacatttgattttctttgtcCAACTTCCCACATTTGATTTCCTCTTCCTTTCCATTCTCCcgaatgaaataaaattcaagTCTTTGTGGGCAACTGGgattaaaatctttgtgggttTTTGAGAAGTTTCTCTCTtaatctctctctatctcGC
This window encodes:
- the LOC18793475 gene encoding purple acid phosphatase 15 isoform X1, which produces MGLFTLPTVALFILLKLSLTFVHGGIPTTLDGPFKPVTVPLDKSFRGNAVDLPETDPRVKRIVKGFEPEQISVSLSGTHDSVWISWITGEFQIGDNIEPLDPKTVSGVVVYGRYGFPMTNRSTGNNSLVYNQLYQFEGLKNYTSGIIHHVRLAGLIPNTLYQYQCGDPSIPAMSSVSYFKTMPVSGPKSYPSRVAVVGDLGLTYNTTSTVDHLLANGPDLLLLVGDVSYADLYLTNGTGSDCYSCSFPHTPIQETYQPRWDYWGRYMQPLVSKVPIMVLEGDHDIEQQAGNQTFVSYSSRFAFPSEESGSSSTLFYSFNAGGIHFIMLGAYTAYNKSADQYMWLEKDLANFDRNLTPWLVATWHPPWYSTYMAHYREAECMRVEMEDILYKYGVDIVFNGHFENNQQVHAYERSNRVYNYTLDPCGPVYITVGDGGNREKMAIAHADEPGNCPEPCTTPDKLMGGFCAFNFTSGPAAGKFCWDRQPEYSAYRESSFGHGILEVKNETHALWSWHRNQDFYRYAGDQIFIVRQPDSCPVTANVTQNN
- the LOC18789035 gene encoding ER lumen protein-retaining receptor, with translation MNIFRLAGDMTHLASVLVLLLKIHTIKSCAGVSLKTQELYALVFATRYLDIFFNFISFYNTIMKLIFLGSSFSIVWYIRRHRIVRRSYDKDQDTFRHLFLLLPCLLLALVINERFTFKEVLWTFSLYLEAVAILPQLVLLQRTRNIDNLTGQYVFLLGAYRALYILNWIYRYFTEEHYVHWITWIAGTIQTLLYGDFFYYYFQSWKNNVRLELPA
- the LOC18793475 gene encoding purple acid phosphatase 15 isoform X2 — protein: MGLFTLPTVALFILLKLSLTFVHGGIPTTLDGPFKPVTVPLDKSFRGNAVDLPETDPRVKRIVKGFEPEQISVSLSGTHDSVWISWITGEFQIGDNIEPLDPKTVSGVVVYGRYGFPMTNRSTGNNSLVYNQLYQFEGLKNYTSGIIHHVRLAGLIPNTLYQYQCGDPSIPAMSSVSYFKTMPVSGPKSYPSRVAVVGDLGLTYNTTSTVDHLLANGPDLLLLVGDVSYADLYLTNGTGSDCYSCSFPHTPIQETYQPRWDYWGRYMQPLVSKVPIMVLEGDHDIEQQAGNQTFVSYSSRFAFPSEESGSSSTLFYSFNAGGIHFIMLGAYTAYNKSADQYMWLEKDLANFDRNLTPWLVATWHPPWYSTYMAHYREAECMRVEMEDILYKYGVDIVFNGHVHAYERSNRVYNYTLDPCGPVYITVGDGGNREKMAIAHADEPGNCPEPCTTPDKLMGGFCAFNFTSGPAAGKFCWDRQPEYSAYRESSFGHGILEVKNETHALWSWHRNQDFYRYAGDQIFIVRQPDSCPVTANVTQNN